A single region of the Vanacampus margaritifer isolate UIUO_Vmar chromosome 13, RoL_Vmar_1.0, whole genome shotgun sequence genome encodes:
- the her6 gene encoding hairy-related 6, with product MPADMMEKSSSSPVAATPASMNSTPDKPKTASEHRKSSKPIMEKRRRARINESLGQLKTLILDALKKDSSRHSKLEKADILEMTVKHLRNLQRAQMTAALNTDPTVLGKYRAGFSECMNEVTRFLSTCEGVNTEVRTRLLGHLASCMTQINAMNYPSQHQIPSAAGPTHPSFGQPMVQIPGSAPQVLPMSGVPCKGAPSPATLPSSDATKVYGGFQIVPATDGQFAFLIPNAAFAPNGPVIPVYANSPGTPVPVPAAVSPGAPSGNSDSVWRPW from the exons ATGCCTGCCGACATGATGGAAAAATCGTCCTCTTCTCCGGTCGCTGCCACCCCGGCAAGCATGAACTCGACCCCCGATAAACCCAAAACAGCCTCCGAGCACAGAAAG TCTTCCAAACCAATAATGGAGAAGCGGAGAAGAGCCCGAATCAACGAGAGTTTGGGCCAGCTGAAAACTCTCATCTTGGATGCGCTCAAAAAAGAT AGCTCTAGACACTCCAAGCTGGAGAAAGCAGACATCCTGGAGATGACAGTGAAACATCTACGGAACCTCCAGAGAGCTCAAATGACCG CTGCTCTCAACACCGACCCCACCGTGTTGGGCAAGTATCGCGCCGGTTTCAGCGAGTGCATGAACGAAGTCACCCGCTTTCTGTCCACCTGCGAGGGCGTCAACACGGAGGTCCGAACGCGGCTCCTCGGCCATCTCGCCAGCTGCATGACGCAGATCAACGCCATGAACTACCCCAGCCAGCACCAGATCCCCTCCGCGGCCGGGCCGACGCACCCCTCGTTCGGCCAGCCCATGGTGCAAATCCCCGGGTCCGCTCCGCAGGTGCTGCCCATGAGCGGCGTGCCGTGTAAGGGAGCTCCCTCACCGGCCACTTTACCCAGCTCGGACGCCACCAAAGTGTACGGCGGCTTCCAGATTGTGCCTGCCACGGACGGACAGTTTGCCTTCCTTATACCCAACGCGGCGTTTGCCCCCAACGGTCCCGTCATTCCCGTGTACGCCAACAGCCCCGGGACGCCGGTTCCGGTGCCGGCTGCCGTCTCTCCCGGAGCTCCGTCAGGAAACTCGGATTCGGTGTGGCGACCCTGGTGA